In one Echinicola marina genomic region, the following are encoded:
- a CDS encoding cbb3-type cytochrome c oxidase subunit I has protein sequence MFKILVWLAGTMVMTGTVIAQGKVEIDTSTWSTQPGVIGTVLLSVLVLVVLAYLMVVRLNKLMNVSEKVKWTNEREDLKSVLINLEREEVDELLERRKKAGLYRLRGNEIGGELNFKDEKGLIRKITKSPHNPLVDDKKSGKLKVETDDRLIRLIIAYVVAAAFWLIFGTLMGQYLGMKFVWPEMDQQPWLSFGRLRPVHTNTVFWGWASLGMLGLGYFVVSRTSNRSIFSYKLGWWTFYLINACVVLGNIALMNGLNNGGGEYREYIWPVMLLFAIGLILALINIYKTISLRNTVEIYISNWFILAALTWTTVLAIIGYLPFYQEGLGETVIQGYYMHQGVGMWFMTFTLGLVYYYLPASLNKPIYSYSLGVLAFWTQMLFYTLIGTHHFVFSPLPWWLQTVAIVFSAGMFIPVLAGTTNFMMTMKGSRKAIEDSYVLPFMLVGVIFYFVGSTQGSFQAFRFTNYIWHFTDFNVAHSHMTMYGIICFFLWGGMYSLLPKLTRKEPNQLAVGMHFWFAFIGLVIYMFSLMIGGTEKGMSWVDGQPFIDSVRLMAPYWLWRAVGGSLMFISHLVFGYNLYQMVNGYRIGRKRNTKIVKVKKDEYARFS, from the coding sequence ATGTTTAAAATATTGGTATGGCTGGCAGGAACAATGGTCATGACTGGAACCGTCATTGCCCAGGGAAAAGTAGAAATTGATACTTCCACATGGTCTACACAACCGGGAGTAATCGGGACGGTATTATTGTCAGTTTTAGTACTTGTGGTATTAGCTTATCTGATGGTGGTCAGGCTAAATAAGCTAATGAATGTCTCCGAAAAGGTGAAATGGACAAATGAAAGGGAGGACCTTAAGTCTGTTCTCATCAATCTGGAACGAGAGGAAGTTGATGAACTGCTAGAACGAAGAAAGAAGGCCGGCTTGTATCGTTTGAGGGGAAATGAAATAGGAGGTGAGCTCAACTTTAAAGATGAAAAGGGGCTTATCAGGAAAATCACGAAAAGCCCTCATAACCCCTTGGTGGATGATAAAAAGTCAGGGAAGTTGAAAGTAGAGACAGATGATAGATTAATCCGCCTGATAATAGCATATGTAGTAGCTGCAGCTTTTTGGCTGATATTCGGGACCCTGATGGGGCAATATTTGGGAATGAAATTTGTGTGGCCTGAAATGGACCAACAGCCTTGGTTGTCCTTCGGTAGGTTAAGGCCGGTACATACCAATACAGTTTTCTGGGGCTGGGCATCCTTAGGGATGTTAGGATTGGGATATTTTGTCGTAAGCCGTACCTCCAACAGATCGATCTTCAGTTATAAATTAGGCTGGTGGACATTTTACTTGATTAATGCTTGTGTGGTCCTGGGCAATATTGCGCTGATGAACGGGCTCAATAATGGTGGGGGAGAGTATCGGGAATACATCTGGCCAGTCATGTTGCTATTTGCAATTGGTCTGATATTGGCCCTAATTAATATTTATAAGACCATTTCCTTAAGAAATACGGTTGAAATCTATATTTCCAACTGGTTTATACTAGCGGCATTGACATGGACAACGGTGCTGGCCATTATAGGGTACCTCCCGTTTTATCAGGAAGGTTTAGGAGAGACAGTTATCCAAGGATATTATATGCATCAAGGAGTGGGGATGTGGTTCATGACCTTTACATTGGGATTGGTTTATTATTATCTTCCCGCTTCGCTCAACAAGCCAATTTATTCATACAGCTTAGGTGTACTGGCGTTTTGGACCCAAATGCTGTTTTATACGTTGATCGGTACCCACCACTTTGTGTTCAGTCCATTGCCCTGGTGGTTACAGACCGTTGCAATCGTGTTCAGTGCAGGGATGTTTATTCCTGTACTGGCGGGTACCACCAATTTCATGATGACCATGAAAGGTAGCCGAAAGGCGATAGAAGATTCCTATGTCCTTCCCTTTATGTTGGTAGGGGTAATTTTTTACTTTGTTGGTTCCACCCAAGGTAGTTTTCAGGCATTTCGATTTACTAATTACATATGGCATTTTACGGATTTTAATGTGGCCCATTCCCATATGACCATGTACGGAATCATCTGCTTTTTTCTTTGGGGAGGGATGTATTCCCTTCTTCCAAAGCTTACCCGAAAGGAGCCCAACCAACTGGCCGTAGGAATGCATTTCTGGTTCGCTTTCATAGGTCTTGTGATTTATATGTTCTCTCTAATGATCGGTGGGACTGAAAAAGGAATGAGTTGGGTTGATGGACAACCGTTCATTGACTCGGTAAGGTTGATGGCCCCTTACTGGCTTTGGAGGGCTGTCGGTGGTTCATTAATGTTCATTTCCCATTTGGTATTTGGCTATAACCTTTACCAAATGGTAAATGGGTATCGAATCGGCAGAAAGAGGAATACTAAAATAGTTAAGGTTAAAAAAGATGAATATGCTAGATTTTCATAA
- a CDS encoding RrF2 family transcriptional regulator — MFSKACEYGIRAMIYIWSQSKDGGKLGVRDICKEIDAPEYFTAKVLQSLAKKDMISSTKGPNGGFFINTAQENLRLIDLVIAIDGDSIFSGCGLGLKQCSAANPCPIHHEFKTVRDKLTNMLTKMTLKELAEEVSQGSATLSRLI, encoded by the coding sequence ATGTTTTCAAAAGCATGTGAGTACGGAATTCGGGCGATGATTTATATCTGGTCCCAAAGTAAGGATGGAGGGAAATTGGGTGTCAGGGATATCTGTAAGGAAATAGATGCACCGGAATATTTCACTGCTAAGGTGTTACAGTCTTTGGCAAAAAAGGATATGATAAGCTCTACTAAAGGACCAAATGGTGGTTTTTTTATCAACACTGCCCAAGAAAATCTACGATTGATCGATTTGGTGATTGCCATAGATGGTGATAGTATTTTTAGTGGATGTGGACTGGGACTGAAGCAATGCTCAGCAGCTAATCCTTGTCCTATACACCATGAGTTTAAAACCGTAAGGGACAAGCTGACCAATATGCTCACAAAAATGACACTCAAGGAGCTTGCCGAAGAAGTGTCACAGGGGAGCGCTACCTTATCTAGGTTAATATAA
- a CDS encoding hemerythrin domain-containing protein — MPKPLKRHTALIPLSQDHHFGLLLVWKIRQGLMKKVEIQRIVDYLDYFVTNHLESHFQIEEELLFSFLAKNDLMRKEAEEQHRSIRENYKKIIQLGVDVDQLSRFADELEAHIRFEERKLFQYMQVELLDEDFRKMSEKVYEVHRKVEEEWLDEFWGKSKV; from the coding sequence ATGCCCAAGCCATTAAAACGTCATACTGCTTTGATCCCTCTCTCACAGGACCATCATTTTGGTCTGTTATTGGTGTGGAAGATACGTCAAGGACTAATGAAAAAAGTGGAAATTCAAAGGATTGTAGATTACCTTGATTATTTCGTTACTAACCATCTGGAATCTCATTTTCAAATAGAAGAAGAACTGCTCTTTTCTTTTTTAGCTAAAAATGACCTAATGCGAAAAGAGGCGGAGGAACAGCACAGATCAATCAGGGAGAATTACAAAAAAATTATCCAATTAGGGGTTGATGTGGATCAGCTTTCTCGGTTTGCAGATGAACTGGAGGCACATATTCGATTTGAGGAGAGGAAGTTATTCCAATATATGCAGGTTGAATTGTTAGATGAGGATTTTAGGAAGATGAGCGAAAAGGTTTATGAAGTACACCGCAAAGTAGAGGAGGAATGGCTAGATGAGTTTTGGGGAAAATCAAAGGTTTAA
- the ltrA gene encoding group II intron reverse transcriptase/maturase gives MIDYYETKEHPVSRVMVLEAFKKVKISGGSGGIDGQSISDFEEELNRNVYKLWNRMSSGSYHPSAIKEVLIPKKSGGTRSLGIPTVSDRVCQQVVKAYLERIVEPTFHPDSYGYRPGRNAHMAIQSAIRRCSKIGWVLDIDISGFFDNIPHDLMLKAVEHYTKEKWVSMYIDRWLKADVVKQETGLTEGREKGTPQGGVISGLLANMFLHFTFDRWIEKYCPKMQFERYSDDIIVHCVSNKQAAFMKTRIAERMNECGLSMNEAKTKIVYCRNDRNRENPETACSFDFLGYTFKPRYCPTKDGLKLITAACMSESSKTSIRDKVRKFSIRKYRGNIQGLSSAINVMIKGWINYYCKFHKWTTVGLWFWLNKKLIEWKMAQKRRIGKRKAIRWLETVYRGKPNLFAHWQLVPPTLGKNRRPNFGSAV, from the coding sequence ATGATTGATTATTATGAAACAAAGGAACATCCTGTAAGCAGGGTAATGGTACTGGAGGCCTTCAAGAAGGTCAAGATCAGTGGAGGAAGCGGAGGAATAGACGGACAGAGTATCAGCGACTTCGAGGAGGAACTAAACAGGAATGTTTACAAACTCTGGAACCGCATGAGCTCAGGAAGCTATCACCCTTCGGCGATCAAAGAAGTGTTGATTCCCAAGAAATCAGGGGGAACCCGTAGTCTTGGGATCCCAACGGTATCTGACAGGGTATGTCAGCAGGTAGTCAAGGCGTATCTGGAACGTATAGTGGAACCGACTTTTCATCCCGACAGCTACGGATATCGGCCAGGACGTAATGCCCACATGGCCATTCAGTCAGCAATCAGGCGATGCAGTAAAATCGGTTGGGTACTGGATATCGATATCAGTGGATTCTTCGATAACATACCCCACGATCTAATGCTGAAGGCGGTAGAACATTATACCAAGGAGAAATGGGTTTCGATGTACATAGATCGCTGGCTGAAAGCTGATGTTGTGAAGCAGGAAACAGGATTGACTGAAGGACGGGAGAAGGGTACTCCTCAGGGAGGGGTTATCAGCGGACTGCTGGCGAATATGTTTCTCCACTTCACCTTCGATAGGTGGATAGAGAAATACTGTCCGAAAATGCAGTTTGAAAGATACTCGGATGACATCATAGTTCACTGTGTTAGCAACAAACAGGCAGCATTCATGAAAACCCGAATAGCGGAAAGGATGAACGAATGCGGACTGTCAATGAACGAAGCAAAGACAAAGATTGTCTACTGCCGAAATGACCGAAACAGGGAAAACCCTGAGACGGCATGCTCCTTTGACTTTCTGGGTTATACGTTCAAACCGCGCTATTGTCCGACAAAAGACGGGCTGAAACTGATCACCGCTGCATGTATGAGCGAATCTTCCAAAACATCGATCAGGGATAAGGTCAGGAAGTTTTCCATAAGGAAATACCGAGGCAATATTCAAGGACTGTCGTCAGCTATCAATGTCATGATAAAAGGCTGGATCAATTATTACTGTAAGTTCCATAAATGGACAACAGTGGGATTATGGTTCTGGCTGAACAAGAAACTGATAGAATGGAAGATGGCCCAGAAAAGGAGGATTGGGAAACGAAAGGCAATCAGGTGGCTGGAAACAGTCTACCGTGGAAAGCCAAACCTGTTCGCCCACTGGCAATTAGTACCCCCAACCCTTGGCAAGAACAGGAGGCCTAACTTTGGAAGCGCCGTGTGA